ATAACGGCCATCGCAAGCCTCGCGCCCTCATCCTCACCCCCACGCGCGAATTGGCAGATCAAGTCAACGATAGCGTCAAAACCTATGGTAAATACCTGTCCTTGCGATCAGCAGCGGTCTATGGCGGCGTCGGAATTGGCCAACAAATTCAAATCATGCGTCGGGGAATTGATATTTTAGTGGCTACACCCGGTCGGTTGCTCGACCACGTTGCCAAAAAGACTATAGACCTTTCCCAGATAGAGATACTGGTACTGGATGAATGTGATCGGATGTTAGATATGGGCTTCATTAACGACATCCGCAAAATTTTGGCGAAACTGCCCGCACAGAGGCAAACGCTGATGTTTTCTGCAACATTCTCTAAAGCAATCCAGCAGCTTGCTAACACTCTACTAAAATCTCCCACCCAGATCGAAGTAGCTCCCCGCAATACCGCCGCCGAACAGGTGGAACAAGTGGTTCATCCTGTTGATCGAGATCGCAAGCGAGAACTCCTTTCGTATATTATTAGGTTCCACAATTGGAAACAGGTACTAGTCTTCACCCGCACGAAACACGGAGCCAGCCGTTTAGCCGAACTGCTTGCTAAAGATGGCATCAAAAGCACCGCAATTCATGGCAACAAAACTCAGGCCGCCCGCACCCGTGCGCTGCAAGATTTTAAGCAAGGGAAAGTGCGGGTATTAGTGGCGACCGACGTAGCATCACGGGGACTAGATATCGACCAGCTTCCCCATGTTGTAAACTTTGAACTGCCGAATGTACCAGAAGACTATGTGCACCGCATTGGTCGCACAGGTCGTGCTGGAAACGAAGGAAGAGCGGTTTCCCTAGTCTGTAGAGATGAATATCCTTACTTAGAGGACATCGAACGGTTACTCAATCAAACCCTGACAAAAGAAGTGATTCCGGGGTACGAGCCAACTGTCTCATCTCAGTCTGGGCAAGAGGAACCGAAGCCTAAACGATCTAAGCAACGTCGCAGTAATTGGACAAAATCCCACACACCATCAACACCCAGCCGCCCCCAAAAGTCCCCAAAAGCAAGGACTCGCGCTCGAAAACGGCTCCGCACTGTTTAAGCCTCTTGCGATTACCTCCTCAGATGGTAATATCCTCGACTTCAGAAGAGAAGCCGGGGATTTATTGCACTGACTCACAACTCAAATAGAGTTGCCATATATAGCAGTCGCCTTGGCTGTTAGGACATTTATTTTTCTATTCCCTGTTCCCTTTAAACCCAAATAAAATATCTATGAAGATATGTCCATTGCTATATTTACAGGAGATCGCACTTTAGCCCTTTACAAACAACTGGGCCAACTAACTGGGAATTTTAGGCAACTTAATAATAAAGCTTGTCCCCTTGCCCTCCTCACTTTCAACTTCAATCGTCCCTTGATGCGCTTCAATAATACTCTTTGCTAAAAATAATCCTAATCCCCATCCCGTTTGATCCTCGGCAGAGGTGGTTCGACGAAATTGTTGAAATAGGATTGATTGAGCGTCTAGGGCAATTGGATTGCCTTCATTATGAACAGTAAGGCTAATTTGCGTCTCCGTTTGCTGGAGAGTGATTGTAATCAACGTGTCAGGCGCACCATATTTTACAGCGTTAACTACTAAGTTTTCAATCACTCTCCGCATTTCTTTATGGCTGCAATAAGTCCTGATGCCAGAATTAGAAACCACAACAAACCGTCCTCCATAAGCGAAGCTCAGGTCCTCCATTAAATCCTGGACTAGCAAATCTAAATCGCATTCTTCAAGTTTAAGCTTTAAGCTCTGCCCTGTACGCAGCCGACTCGCATCGAGCAGATTTTGAATCATCGAATCCAGTCGATCAATTGCACTGAGCATCCTCGTTGCCACAGCAGCGTGGGTATCTCCTGCTTCAAGCCGCCGCAGAGTCAGTTGAGTTCCCATTTTTACGACATTGATGGGACTTCTGAGGTCGTGAGTTAGCGTTACCATAAATAGTTCTTGGATATCTCGCAGCGTTTCGGAGAATTGAGTGGCAGAGTCATTGACGGCTTGCTCAATGGAGCCGATTATAATGTCTCGATCTCGCACTTCTAAAGGTGCTTCTTCCTCTAAAACTTGAAAGATTACTTGACGGAGGATGTGATACTCAAAAATCAGTTGACTCATAGAGTAGTCAGCATATCCCGCCCGTTCATACCCATGCTTTTTGCCAATCCGCGTACTTTCTACATCGTCACTTGCGATTTGGGCAGATGTCCTGTCAATCGTGTTTGAGAGGTCATCTACCAGTTGGTTTAAGTACAGAGGTAGCGAATCTTGCAAGACAAGAGAGTCCTGATGTATTGATGCACTGACTTCATCACGTGCCCGCTTCTCCCACATTTGCATAATTCTTTTAGCATTTTGTTTAAGACGGTCAGAAGCAACATTAGACATAGAATGCAGGAGTACCAAAACCAGGAAAGAGTCAGCTTTAAGATACCTGAAATTGTAACAATATCTTGACTCAATTGTAGCAAGACTTAACCAGTATTGAAGCTTATTGCATCAGTATGGCAGAAAGAATAAACAGATTACACCCTTACCAGTAGACAATAACAACCTCAATGTCCCTATTTCTCATATAGAGTAAATGAACCGTCAAATAGCTATCACGCACCTACCACGGCAGCACTTCTCCATTAGCGTGCCAAAAAGTACCCGTATTCTCCAGCGTCAATTCATCAATCCGAGCCAATAATCCCTTCACAGATTCTTCCGGCGTAATGCCACCAGCAGTAAAATTTGTCATGCGAGTTTGTACTAAACCTGGATGTAGTATCGCCACTGCAATTCCAAGCGGTTTGAGGTCGATGGACAAAGATTTACCTGCCATTGACAACGCTACTTTCGACATCCGATAACCATAAGAACTACCAGAAGTATTATCTGCAATTGAACCCATCCGACTTGTCATCAACACGACTTTAGAACCCGTTTTGAGCAATGGCAATAGCGTATGAGTCACCCTTAATGCTCCTAAAGCATTCACCTCAAATTGCTCCCGAATGCTCTCAAAATCCAAGTTTTCCAGCGTGACTTTCTTGATAATCCCAGCATTGTTAATCACAATATCGATCACAGTATTACTCAAACGACTTCGCAAAGAAGCAACAGAAGCATTCGAGGTGATATCAACTCTTTCCTCCACTTGCACCCCTAACTGTTTTAATTCTTCAGAAGCATTACGGCAAACGGCAATCACGCAATCGCCTCTTGATTGTAATTGACGACAGTATTCGTAACCAATTCCGCGATTAGCACCCGTGACTAGATAAGTTGCCATGTTAAACCTTATGGTTTGAATTAACGTTGATTTTTGATTCTAGCGAAAAAAATATTTACAAAAAATTACTACGCTTATTCTAATTGAGTGATGGTTTCACTGGTCGGTTCTACATTCGCCCGCCTCCCCAAATTCTCCTGCATCTCCGTATCCACCGGCCCCTGGAATTCTACAGGCCTCTGAAGATCCACTAGTCTCCCCACACTCGCTTATCCCATTCTATCGACTGAGCCTCTTATATCCTTGAATCTCTGAAAATTCAGTGGTTTCTTTATAAAAGCCGACATAAGTACCCAGGTTTCTTTGATCACTTACCTTATCGGATTGAAAACCGTTATAACCGTTTTTGTAAGAGGTGGGCATAAACTTTTGGAGAAGAATTGTTGTGCGTTTACCCAGTAATTATTTCTTTGTATAAACTTACTAAATCAACTTTTTGATATAAGGCGAGGCTACTATAGCGAGAAATATCTCGTTTAGTTTCTGGAAAATATAAACTTAAACCACATAATTTCTCTGAATCGGCGTTATTATGGGGACGAAATCTATAAAGTTTTCCTCCTGTTTTATAAAAATTAATAACTGATGAACTTAGGAAATTAGCAAACTCAGAAAACTCATTTTCCTGATTACTAACCTTGC
Above is a genomic segment from Leptolyngbyaceae cyanobacterium containing:
- a CDS encoding DEAD/DEAH box helicase, which gives rise to MIFRNLGLSANLLRAVADSGYTEATPIQQQAIPAILKKQDVFASAQTGTGKTAGFTLPLLQLLGTTNQNNGHRKPRALILTPTRELADQVNDSVKTYGKYLSLRSAAVYGGVGIGQQIQIMRRGIDILVATPGRLLDHVAKKTIDLSQIEILVLDECDRMLDMGFINDIRKILAKLPAQRQTLMFSATFSKAIQQLANTLLKSPTQIEVAPRNTAAEQVEQVVHPVDRDRKRELLSYIIRFHNWKQVLVFTRTKHGASRLAELLAKDGIKSTAIHGNKTQAARTRALQDFKQGKVRVLVATDVASRGLDIDQLPHVVNFELPNVPEDYVHRIGRTGRAGNEGRAVSLVCRDEYPYLEDIERLLNQTLTKEVIPGYEPTVSSQSGQEEPKPKRSKQRRSNWTKSHTPSTPSRPQKSPKARTRARKRLRTV
- a CDS encoding HAMP domain-containing sensor histidine kinase, with product MQDSLPLYLNQLVDDLSNTIDRTSAQIASDDVESTRIGKKHGYERAGYADYSMSQLIFEYHILRQVIFQVLEEEAPLEVRDRDIIIGSIEQAVNDSATQFSETLRDIQELFMVTLTHDLRSPINVVKMGTQLTLRRLEAGDTHAAVATRMLSAIDRLDSMIQNLLDASRLRTGQSLKLKLEECDLDLLVQDLMEDLSFAYGGRFVVVSNSGIRTYCSHKEMRRVIENLVVNAVKYGAPDTLITITLQQTETQISLTVHNEGNPIALDAQSILFQQFRRTTSAEDQTGWGLGLFLAKSIIEAHQGTIEVESEEGKGTSFIIKLPKIPS
- a CDS encoding SDR family oxidoreductase — translated: MATYLVTGANRGIGYEYCRQLQSRGDCVIAVCRNASEELKQLGVQVEERVDITSNASVASLRSRLSNTVIDIVINNAGIIKKVTLENLDFESIREQFEVNALGALRVTHTLLPLLKTGSKVVLMTSRMGSIADNTSGSSYGYRMSKVALSMAGKSLSIDLKPLGIAVAILHPGLVQTRMTNFTAGGITPEESVKGLLARIDELTLENTGTFWHANGEVLPW